NNNNNNNNNNNNNNNNNNNNNNNNNNNNNNNNNNNNNNNNNNNNNNNNNNNNNNNNNNNNNNNNNNNNNNNNNNNNNNNNNNNNNNNNNNNNNNNNNNNNNNNNNNNNNNNNNNNNNNNNNNNNNNNNNNNNNNNNNNNNNNNNNNNNNNNNNNNNNNNNNNNNNNNNNNNNNNNNNNNNNNNNNNNNNNNNNNNNNNNNNNNNNNNNNNNNNNNNNNNNNNNNNNNNNNNNNNNNNNNNNNNNNNNNNNNNNNNNNNNNNNNNNNNNNNNNNNNNNNNNNNNNNNNNNACCAGACGTTCAACAACAGGATATGTTTTCATGTATGGTGGTGCAGCAATATCCTGGTGCAGTCGTCTTCAACGTTGTGTTACACTATCATCAATGGAGTCGGAATACATCGCACTCGGAGAGGCCTGTCAGGAGATTGTGGGGCTTCGAAGACTGTTGGCTGATTTTGGTGAGCCTCCGCTGGAACCAACATGTATTAAAGAAGATAATCAAAGCTGTATTCAATTTCTACATGCGGACAGAACGACGCGTCGCTCTAAGCATATTGAAACGAAAGAGTGCTACGTAAGGGAGTTGTGTGAAAAACGTGTTATACAATTATCGTATTGTCCTACTGAACATATGGTAGCTGACATCCTAACAAAGCCCCTTGGAAcaacgaaattcaataaactttcaaGTGAGATGGGACTGTCAGTGTTGCCATAAAGaatgaggaggagtgttgaacTGGCATCCCTTCTTGTCAACAACTACCAACTTAACAACAACGAAACTCCATCATTAAAGTTTTTCCGCTCACGTGAACAATACTCGTGTTTTTATCGTTCAATAAAAGTTAACTCAAACCCGGAAGTTTTGCGTTCTTTTATTCTTAAATCAGCCCAAgactgccgactatatcaatgtcatcggcaaagcagataagttgactggatctgttgaaaatcgtgccccgcatttcgcccaccgctcgtcgaataacaccttctagcgccacgttgaacatcatgcaggatagaccgtcaccttgtcgaagccccctgcgcgattctaatgaactcgacaattcacccgaaatccgcacacagccctgcgttccatccatcgtcgccttgaacagtctaatcagcttcccggaaaagccgttgtcgtccatgattttccatagctcgttacggtcgatcgtgtcgtatgcggcttttaAGTCGATGAATAggtggtgcgtagggacttggtgttcacggcatttttggaggatttgccgtaatgtgaatatctggtccgtcgtagaccgtccctccatgaagccggcctgatgacttcccacgaatctgtttgcttgcggcgttaggcggcggagtaggattcgggacaacactttgtaggcggcatcgaggacagtgatcgctcggtagttctcacagtccaatttgtcgcccttcttgtagatggggcatattaccccctccttccactcctccggtagctgttctatgtcccagatccgcacTATCAACCGgtcaacttgtccgggcccattttgatgagttcagctgcgatgccatccttcccagccgacttgtttctattcaactggcgaatggcttccttaacttcactcatcgttgggagtggctcctcttcgtcgttggctacgccggcgatgtaccttcccccaccgtcttgatctcctgcatgtgcgccgttcaggtgttcatcgaagtgctgcttccacctcacctcacgattgtccgtcaggatacccctgtccttatcccggcacatttcggcttgcggcacgaagcttttgcgggatgcgttgagtttctgatagaactttcgtgtttcttgggaacgatgcagctgctccagttccttctcctccaggcggcgctttttctcctggaataTTCGGACTCACTGATTCTTTCACTGTCGGTGattttcgacgggtgcctctttgcacaaCTGCCGCCTGCACGATATTCTCTTCGTttatcaccctcctacactcctcgtcgaaccagtcgttccgtcgagttcgttccacatgacCGATGTGcactccgcagcactgttgtaGCTGCCTTGATGGTAttccaacagtcctcgagaggggcttcgtcaagctcgccctctgctggcagcgctgcttcgagggattgcgcgtagtctgccgcgacctcaggttgcttcagtcgtgcgatatttaaccgaggcgggcgtcgatttcgtatgttgttcagTACGGAGTTTTGGGTGCATTTttaccatcaccagataatggtctgactcgatgttggcgcatCGAGAGgatccgagaagtgccggctgtctatcaagacgtggtcgatctgtgttTGCGTTTGGAACGGTGATccccaggtgtacttgtgtgggggCCGGTTCTGGAAAAAGATACTAAATATGGcaattcgtttggaggcggaaAAATCTATTAGTCttaggccgttttcgttggtcagctggtgcgtaCTGAATCTTCCAATTGTCGATTTGagttcctcctcctggccgatcTGAGCATTAAAAGTTCAACAAAACTGTGAGATGCGTCCCGGTGTTCCACAGTACCTGAATGTGTTCAACAGCATCAGTTAGGTAgagattgcgtcgtcgctcatgtGGAGGACCCCGGGAAATCTCTATAGGCTATTTGCTAGCATAAAAGATCAGCGAAGACACTATAGTGACTTCTATAATAATCTCTGCGAGTGTTACACAGCTCAACACTTGGATTAGTCCAATGGAACATCAggtacaataacaaaaaatagagCCCACAACACACTAATTTGACACATTGACGATTGCTACTAAAATTAGAATACCGAACTGATTAACATACTCCGAATgttaaatattcttttaaaagtacgattacgataaaaataaatattagacCATATAAACTCGTAACAAAGATCGCTTTTTGATCGTGGATAATGACAACACCGGCTCAAAGGgaaattcgatttttaaaactgttgttCGAAATGATATAAGTTTTAATGACGATATTAGGGATTGAATTTCCGTCCTGCCAATAAAGATATCTTTTTTTGACTAAAGCCTGCATGTTCCAAGATATTCCATGTTCCAAGATAGATGCCAGCTATAGAGGATGGCCCTTATTCTACgacgcgcgtgaggtgacgatagtcgagtcactcGATTCTAGGAGTCGCTCGATTCTAGGAGGTGAGGAACATAACTTCGAATGAACTTTGGGACTGAGCCTCTCTCGCTTCATTTACACCGACCATTGGAATAAGGTGACTATATAGAGTCCCGCGACGGTgaggtgactcgactatcgtcacctcacgcgcggtgCAGAATAAGAGCCTATCTATTGCGTCACTGGTATGAAGTTCCAGTGATTAAAATACAATCATAGTCAACCGCAGAAAAAGCGCGTTAAGAATCTTTTGGTTCAATTTAATACATACCCAAAGCTTTCATCAAGCTGGATACGCTGAGAGAATTTTCTTTATCGCTGTCGGTTTTCTTCTTGTTCACCGGCTTTTGACCATTCGCAGGACTGTTCCTTACAGATTCATCTGAAACAAAAGTAGACATTTCAATTCCCCGAATACCAGTAACGATTATAATAGAACAACCCACCAATATTGCTCAAATCAACCAACGGCAGCGGAGTTCTCCTGGGGGGACTCGAACCCGAGATCATCCCTTTCAAATCGTCCgacattttgttaaaatattctcCCACGGAGCAATAGCTGCTGTCCTCGATGCGGGTGGCTTGCATCGGTTCCACATCTTCCTCAACCAAATACCCGGAGAAGCAGGACAGTTCAACCCGCTTCCTCAGATTCGAAGGCAAACGTGGAGCCTTCGGACGTACAACAGCATTCGATGAAGCATTCTTCGCTTGCTGAGCTACATTCATAACCGGAATGACGGCGTTTTCCTGCTCCCAAGCCATCTCATCCGCGAACAGCCGCGATTGTTCTTCCTCAGCCGCGCGGAAGCTAAATTCCTCTTCCAGCTGGGACATCTCCTTTTGCATCCAACTATCATTGTCGAAAGCAGGCGGTGCCATGTCCCAGAAATCTTGGGGTTGATTCGATGTGCGGCGATTTTCCTTCTGTGGAATGGAACTGAGCGATTCCCGAACCGAAGACAGTTTGCTCATATCGGCTGTTCGAGGTAGGCTGATGTCAGCAGCCGGCAGGAAGGCTGAATCATTACCCTGAGCAAGTTCTTCGCTTGGTCCAAATTTACGGGACAGCTCTCGAACCTCATCAGCGAAACTTTGATGAAGCAGCTCCCGAATTTCGGGAGCAACATTGTCGATAGAAAGCTTGCGCCGTGTGGCTTGATCCATCGTTGACCGTGCGGTCATTTCCGTTGGCTCGAATGATACCTTTTGGGGAGTCGCCTGACGGAATACAAGGAAAATAATTTACTTGATTAGTAATagattaagatttaaattttcaatctaaattttaaagcccaaatttgaaagtggttttgacagttcagttcaattcgaattttttaaacttgagtTCTGATTTCCATTATTTTACTTCTTAGAAGATCTTAGTCAGGATTCTAAGTACAAAACTGTTTTgttcaaaacaattaaattttataaaactttatcctagagactttttaatgaaatttttgtcaaactaaaattttttttaattgtgtaactttttatattttggaaaaaatacctGCATATGAATCGTGTGTTCATCCTCCAGTTCCGTTATGTTGATGGGCTGATAGCGGCGAGGTCGCAGCAGCGAGGATTCATTGTCGCACCGAGAATCGTAACAGGAATCTGCGGAACGGTCCTGCGTAGGCGGTGTGACCGGTTGTTGCTGTCGATAGTTGTGTGCTGCAGCGCTGAGCGCGTTAGGCGATTTCCGGCGCCTCAAGGGACTGTTCTCTTGCAAGCGATCCGCCTTTTGAAGGGTTTGGGCCGCTAGGTAGCGTTGAGTCTTTTGTAATAATATAATTTGATTACAAGATTAAATCTTTATACAATAAAGGGTTTGATTACCTTCAAAACGTCGGACGCTCTCGAATCCATTTTTATCTTCTCTTTCAACGGTCTTTTGTTCAACGTTGACACATGCAGCAAATTCAAACGATTTTACTTGTAGTTTGCCTCCAGCCACAAAAAGAAAGTTAATTTATTCCTTCTACACTAATGTATAACTACGAAGAAGCTGTTCAAGTTGAAAAACACACTATagattaatatttaaaaagttttttcgacaaaaattaaCAACGATGGCGACCGTTTAATTTGTGCAACACAGAACTgaaacaaaaacacaattttttgaattcaagcaactgtcaaatcgaAAGGCGGGCGTGCAAAATGAGGCGGGATTGTAATGCACGCTAAAATGGTAACATTTCGAACTGCGTTTTGTAAACAAGAATGAAATGTGTAAACAGCTTTTTCTGGGTTTCTAGAATGTTTTGTGTTTACATATTGTTCTCATCGTTAAAAACTATATGCTCAAAAACGGTTGATTGTCGAGATTAACACATTTGACATGATTATGACACATCACAGCTGCGTAGCAGCTAGGTCAGACAAATAGAAATTCGTTGcagtattttttacttttcgacagaaaaatgagccctttttgaaaagatttaaattgcaatcgtttatgataaaaattcgttccggaaccaaacaaaatcaacaaatctgTTGTTTCGtagatgaggcatgctcagtttgttgaaacttgtaaacttatacAATGAAAAACTGTCTCAACGACTTAAAAGAGTTTTAAGAatggtcattctaatgaaacaaaattttatgccTGCTCACTGGTCTGTGATTAAATCAgatcaattttacatttaagcgccttaaactttttgttttttcttctgtttaccACCCCTGGCGTAGCAGTAGGCAGTCTACTCACGCGTAACGTTGAGTAAACAAAGAGTAAATTATTTTCGagacaaaaacatgaaaaatgaaaaaaataagaggaaaaatgattaatagaaaaaagttacagaaatatccgaaaaaaacaCATTCCAATCCAGTTTTGTcctatttatgatatttttcagttcaaattcaTCATTTTGCTAAATTTGCCAACGAATTGACTTATTTAACTCAATTTAAAAAGGGTGACAAGAAAATAACTTTGGTAATATTAGTGAGAATTGTTTAAGGtatacatttttacaattttcaatttcaaaatttatagaatggttttgcatattttgagaaaattatttatttttgtcggTTTTTTATTAGTAATCGCAAAATCTGCTGATATTTTCATTAAAGCATTCGTCGCTTATAtgctcaaatttgaaattcagggAAACCGTTTTTCTTTTGCCTCGTTTTGCAGCCAACTTCAGCTTCCAGGATAAACGTGTAGCATCCTAAATCCCGCCCGTTAATAACAAACCGTTAAAGCGCCCCGTTAAATGTTGATTAGCTGTCAAATGGCTGTCACCTGGTCGCCGCCGCTGCGTGTTTCGTTGGTTTCGTTTCATGCGATTTCGTTCGATTCGATTGACGGTGTCTGCGGTCTTGATACGGTTGTGTGATTATTGCGGTGGTTTTGCTGAACGCATTTTCCTGTGGAATTGCTAGTTTTCGGAACGAAATTTTCGGTGTCGAATCCAGCGGTTGCCAGCAGGCAAAACAATCGGTGCATCTGGAACAGGTTCCGGCTAAGTCCCAGCCATTTGGTTGCAGGAGGTGTGCATTCTCTGTCTacgtgtgcaaatttttcaagttcattCTTCGGAGACATAAACAGTGTGGTATTCTTGGTTGAAGGTTTGCTACCGGGTTCCGGTCGTTCTGGTTCTTTTCCGTATCGGTCCGCCGGTTTTCGTTTGATATCGCGCGCGCGCTCGTTCAATTTCGGGTAGTGTTTCAGGTTTCGCACTTTCCGGCTCTCAGTTCCGGTTGATTTCGATTCTGGTGAAAGCACCCCTCCTGCCGTCCAAGCTGACTACTTTCGGTGGCAAGCAACATCCGGGAGACCATAATCCGCCAGCACAGGGCCACCTTCACTGTATCTTCCGGAAACGATGGGTAAGGCGAAGAAGGGCAAGAAGGACGCCGCCGCCGTGGCCGCTCCCGGGGACGAAGGGTAAGTTTCATGGTGGCACCAGACGACTGGTCATCACCATGCATTTACTTGTAAAGCGATTAGGGCGGGTGAACGATcttatttcataatatttagTAACATGCTTTCGAGTCAATAGTTTTTTAATACTTAAAAAAGCGAATCTATTCTAAACGTCTTAAAACAAgtaatttcatgtttaaatAATATCGCAATAGGTAATTTGTTacgttttcacaattttttaaatgagcaGTCGTGTTCCCAAAAAACAGCTCTGTAACTTTAACCTGGGATTGGTTCACTTCAGTCAAGGCTTGAAAAAGCTTTTTCTCTTCTGCTTCCTGTTCGCCACAGGTTCTAGATTTAAGATTCACCTTTGATTAGGAACGGTGTaagtacagtaccgttcataattgtatagaaattggaagcatgCCAACTGTCACTCCGACTTTGAACATTCATAACTTTttattctgatgatattttttgatcaaattttctgtgtaagatagatcaactatcacactattatatcgtAATATTTGAGCTTCCTATAGTTTGTGTGGCGTGAGATACAgtagttctacgaaaatcggagtACGGAGTTCAATAAAAATCGTTGCATACTTTCGTAAAAAGCGTTGCATACGAAAGTATGCaacgctttttattgaaattttgcagagtgattgttgaaatattaagttagcatgtctgaagttggACGATTCATGACAACAATATgttttccatccacaaatcagtcaaaaaatgtctgccaaaagcaataaaaaaaagaataaatagaataaataatccatttgtgttttgaaatcagaatctcacgatattgttgtgaatttttgatagaattggaTTTACTGGCTGTAGAACATAagatatgattttcctatggaaacattcgtctaaaattctatagaaatcgcattttttggtccatgcctgaaatattgtacctcgcgtaacttttgattccattgatagaacttttcaaaaacttcagacatgctaacttaatatttcaacaatcactctgtaaaatttcattgaagtgcgtagcgtagtttctgagatattgcaatttcaagtcaatttaAGTCCAAAacgtccgattttcgtagaactactgtactgcccctattcgcatatgagtcccatgtgtaaaaactgcaaaccgagaaaaacgcttgtaaAGTTTGAAACTTGTTTCCATAAAAACAATCGTATAAatcatttgttggcaaaacCTATCAATAGTTCGGATAGAAAACACTTCAAAGAATACTTCTGTTTACTTTTGTGTTAATACTAACTAATAATTAcggagaaatttcaataaaacactcttgtgactcatatgcgaatattctTAACCCTCGAACAAAGATTATTCGCAAATGAGTCTCTGCTGCTAAAGTTATCGGCAAGTGGCAAGTACTTttctaacatattttttcatctGTTTACCATTCTTTTTGATGACAGAAGAAAGTTATCGAAAGATCTTGATTCCAAACTGATTTCAATCAAGGTTTATTCGCCAAGTGGGATGAGTTttcctgtgtttttttttcaaaactttgttttcgtTCGTGTGAAATTGCTGCGAATTTATCATACATCATCATCATTCAATTCAATGTGTGTTACCGATACGTAGATAACACTGACCAAAAGTCTGCTAGATTCAAGACAAAGAAGGAGATTTCTTCCGGGAACATCTTTCTAgataataaacgaaaacagtgGTATTGATATTGTTGTGCATatagaaaaaagtattgaaaaaagtttgttattttgttaccgAAACAACACTTAAAGTACTACCACGTACTACACCCGGTCTCACATTAGATCGTCGAAATTACGCACGAAGGAACCATCCTGACCAAAGACTGATCTATTGAGCGTTGTTTATCGGttgatttttgtcgaaaaaataattttggtttgatagttcatgtttctctaatttctttcatcacatatgaaaatgtgataattttgGTTACCAGTTacttattaatgtttttatagGCTAAAAAGCAAATTTCTTCTGAATCATTTCGCTACTATACgttcaatttttatgtaaattaatgttttaagcattaaattattgatttacttCATTTTCTATCTATCCTTTCCTTCAATTGTAAGCTCTAGCGCTGAATTTTggtcatgggactcatatgcgaatatttttcacatgggacacatctggggtcatatttttttcgaaattttgggaacaaacttcgaacaaaaacttgttttttaggTCAATTTGAGCACAAAGAAGCGTTTTCCatcgataactcaaaaacgatgaaaatgcacatgggactcatatgcgaataggggcagtgtaactcaggccacacaaactatAGAAAGCTCAAATATTGTGATacaatagtgtgatagttgatctatcttacgcagaaaacttattaaaagaatatcatcagagtaaaaagttatggaagctcAAAGTCAAAGTGatagtgcgcgtgcttccaatttctatacaattatgaacggtactgtaattgtaattttattgagtaCCGATAcctggggatgaataaaccaactggtttaaaatcccaaaaaaaaaaaaaaaaaaaaaaaaaaattgagtaccGATCGCCTTCTTTGGTACTACATATAGTTAAGGAAACTATGAAGAAGCGGTTTAACATTGGAGAATCAACGTAACTATAACACATTATAAACTAGAGTAATAATTTTTTACGGCTTTTTTGAAACAGGTCCTGgttaacgagcctatagtaaacaaagagacgaaatgtcgcgattggaattttttgttttctgtcagtgtcattccaatcgagcaataccaagcagtcttaaaggcagcctTACAGCAGGATTTTAAGCTCATTATTTTAAAAGGGATCAGATGGCGCCTCTTTAGTCCTGGTAGGTTTGAGTTTGGTTTCCATGGGAATGGTATCCCAACATGATGCACCATGCACCATTATACTCTTTCCGCTCGATTCGGTATGTCTGGGTATAATGAAGTAGCGAAACCTTTCGAGCTGTCCTCTTTGCAGGTGTTGTTGTAGATAGTTGGGTAACAAGCCTTGGTACCCTGATGTCACACATGGTGTCTAGCACCCTGCCCCAAAATTGCTTTCCGCCGTACGTTGGCTGTTGTATCTCGACATCTGAGGTTGAAAACAAATCTCACAGAAGATTTGAAGCACCGATGCAGTTGCTCtcgtagattcaagtttgttttcgcagctaaatttgctcgtaagttgatgatttggcaagggatctgtatttgtgggaagaagactaagattttcatcactggggagacaatgaatggaaatgttaacaaagaaaaaagtctccggaagagggttttgccattcattcggtcccacaaaggtccgcaATTTTAGCTGCTCCACTAGCTTTACACAGCTTCCTCCGAGAAGCGAGCAGTTCGCCCCGCTGTCTAACAGACCGGTGATGCTTTTTCCCAGGACTTCGATTACTGCATGCGGTCGATTGCGTTGTTTAGATTGATGACTAAAGAATTGATGTTGTTGAAATCCGGTATCTGGGAAGGATCATCAAAATATGGCGAGGAATTCGGTCCCTCCGTTACTAGTTCCCCGCCGGGGCGTTTCCCGAACGATGTCGACAACTTGGGCAGCTCCTTAACGAAAAACCTTTTTACCCACAGCGATAGCAGAACAGTATCGCTTGTGGTTTGGAACAATCCATAAAGCGATGTCCCTCCTCGTCGCAATTCTATCTAAACATTGGTGATCGCGTGTTCACGCTCGTTGGTTCTGGGTGCTCTTGACTAGACACTGCCGGTCGCGATTGATTTTTCCGCGTGTTTGTAGTATTTTGCTCCCTGCGTTCAAATCTCACCCTCAATGCATCGACCTGATGAATCAGTTCCTCCAAACGATCTTCCACCTTGTTGATCACCGATGATTCACCGTACGAACTCACTGCTTCTTCATTTCTGCGACTATTCATTTCTTCTAGAACATTGACTCTTCCGTAGCGCTGATTCATCGGAGCATTGCGATTAGCGCGTTGTACTGGCACTGATGTAGCGAGCGATGGTTCTAACAGCGATGCTGCCGGAAGTAGCTTTCGCCGCTAAAGCTGTTGGAGCTTTCTAAGCTCGTCGAATTCCTTACATGCTTCTACCAGTTGTTCAACCAAAGCTGCTTGCTGTGCTGCTGCGATCGGAGCGTACGTAGAATTCATATTCTTCTTGATTATAAACAATTTCTCTCTATCCGTTGCTGGAGGATTTGCATATCTGAACAGTGTGGAAATGTCTGCGAAGAAGTCGCTAAAAGTTTCTTGCTCTCCTTGGAGCCGATGATATGCTTCAGCCCTCAAAATGTATGCGTAGCTGCTTGGTAGGAACTCTCCCCGGATTAATCGCTTGAAATCACCCCAGGATCTCAAATCGCCTCTTAAGAATGCTCTCGCACCCTCAAAATTTTCATCAGTTGTGGTATATTTGGCTATGGGGAGCTACCGTGTGCACTCCCACGCCCGTTCACATTAAGAAAAATCTCTCCCGTTGGGCGCCAATGTTGGAGATTTTTCTTTATGTGAACGGGCGTGGGAGTGCACACGGTAGCTCCTCATAGCCAAATATGCCACAactgatgaaaattttgattttataattgCATGTATTCAATGAAACGTTTTACTCACTCTGATTTGACTTCCGGTGTGGCATGCCCATGCACTACTGGTGGCTACTCGCCCATTGACCCGCGCGCCCACGGCCATCAAACTGCTGATCTGCTAAAAGTGCTGATCCAACAACACAGGGTTCCTCTAGCAATGCAGTACGGATCGAGATGGCTGCCTTCTCGCCTCTCTTGCCTTGCGAGAATGGTGTCGCGATCATTTGGTGGGTACTTCCCTTGTGATCGGTGAACCAAAGCTGCTACGGTCGCTCGCAGGCCTCTGAGGAGCCCCAGCAAAGTCCGACTCTGGGATGACTTCTTGAGATGGCTTGCGAAGcatggttgttgttgttgctgatgcCCGGTTGGCAGGTTTGTGGTTACCGGATCGCGGAACCTTGCTGCTGCGATACCCGTTGGCGACCCGGATGCGGATCGCTTGATCGTATCAGGCCCAGGTGACTGGCGAATAGTGAGGCGTACCGACGTGAGTTGACGTGGCGTGGCTACGGCTTGGCTGCTGGGGACTAAAGAGGAGAAACAAAAAAGCCCTGGTGGGAATGGCACCATTAGTTTTGGATCTTCATTCCCGTTTTCTTTGCGGTCTTACCCGATATTGTAGCTGTTGTGTTACAGGTCTTGCGCTAATGCGATGTAGTGCGCTCCGACTGACTGGCTCTGCCTGAAACACGCAATAATCTGAGTAGAGGCACATGCAGACGTGATCCGAGAAGTTAGGTCCGGGATGTCGccaaaaagctgaatttgtcaagttCATTTGTCCAGCAGACCAAGTAGCGGGAGGGCCTGCATACATGCAAGGTTCAGAATGCTCCAAACCGCGACAAAAGGCAAAACATGGTGGGGAAAATGcgagcccggaagctgtacaccGAAATCCTGACGAAGCCGCATTGCTTGGtaaatggacgacgaaacctacgtcaaagcggaCTTCTGTCAGCTGCCGGGCCTGTTGTTCTTCACTGCAGAGGACAAATTTAGCGTTCCGGAGGAGATTCGCAAGCAGAAACTATCCAAGTTTGCCAAAAAGTACATGGTGTGGCAAGCAATCTGCTCTTC
This sequence is a window from Uranotaenia lowii strain MFRU-FL chromosome 3, ASM2978415v1, whole genome shotgun sequence. Protein-coding genes within it:
- the LOC129752099 gene encoding uncharacterized protein LOC129752099; protein product: MDSRASDVLKTQRYLAAQTLQKADRLQENSPLRRRKSPNALSAAAHNYRQQQPVTPPTQDRSADSCYDSRCDNESSLLRPRRYQPINITELEDEHTIHMQATPQKVSFEPTEMTARSTMDQATRRKLSIDNVAPEIRELLHQSFADEVRELSRKFGPSEELAQGNDSAFLPAADISLPRTADMSKLSSVRESLSSIPQKENRRTSNQPQDFWDMAPPAFDNDSWMQKEMSQLEEEFSFRAAEEEQSRLFADEMAWEQENAVIPVMNVAQQAKNASSNAVVRPKAPRLPSNLRKRVELSCFSGYLVEEDVEPMQATRIEDSSYCSVGEYFNKMSDDLKGMISGSSPPRRTPLPLVDLSNIDESVRNSPANGQKPVNKKKTDSDKENSLSVSSLMKALGMY